A genomic window from Bacillota bacterium includes:
- a CDS encoding DUF1957 domain-containing protein: protein MVSSQPAARSRLLSLSGGAGAGGAFLPDSPVKSRPYALGPGPGCKEAAGAGFLRRDGGSSVFWLRESRRFARFRGRKELDLGYLAFVLHAHLPYVRHPEHPASLEERWLWEALTESYLPLLQTFFGLVKRGITFRLTVSLSPPLISMLVDPLLQERYLKYLDLSLALGCREIERNRDCAEFRRLAEFYVERLEKIRRFYREEWNCNVLNAFRCLVEEGCLELITSAATHGYLPLMATEEGRRAQIAVALELFAQHFGFTPDGFWLPECGYLPGLDRILAEYGIKYFFTETHGILNASPRPAHGPYAPLLTPAGVAAFGRDPESSRQVWSAREGYPGDYNYREFYRDIGYDLDYSYLAPYLNTDGVRVDTGFKYYRITGEGMEKEVYDPERARERACVHAGNFLFNREKQIEYLKEKMAPVKPIVVAPYDAELFGHWWFEGPLWLEEFLSRVSLQQVFSLCTPGDYLKETPELERGEIPQCSWGLHGYHEVWLSPANDWIYRHLHRAENCMVELARSYPGAAGVRRRALNQAARELLLAQSSDWPFIMHTRTAVGYAKRRLQDHLGRFQVLYQQLKNNCLDEDFLARLERLDPIFPHLDYRVYGGQTLPRARRQPSSKPGAVLMLSWEYPPRTVGGLGRHVDGLSRALAALGYPLHVLTPWVPGKPELERQGTLTIHRLKFPCVQGGDLLDWVFQFNAALAAYAGKLIQDHAEIDLIHAHDWLVAYAAVALKQVYHLPLLATIHATEHGRNRGIFTPLQERIHQLEWELTFEAWRVICCSQYMQEEIEHLFQVPRDKIDVIPNGIEEIPPPPGPALRQELRARYAPQGEKIIFYIGRLVPEKGVQTLLEAVPLVVSCFPGTKFIIAGQGPYEEDLRQQARELGLEEHVVFTGFLEDRLRDGFYREAAVAVFPSFYEPFGIVALEAMAAGVPVIVSDVGGLREIVTHGVDGWKVPPGDARVLAETIRQVLGNEEGARAVALRGLRRAGEFRWPGIARKTAAVYQRIRNEARLNPWARLFRKGNAREPARAAGMESA, encoded by the coding sequence ATGGTATCTTCACAACCTGCTGCCCGATCGCGACTACTGTCTTTGTCTGGCGGTGCGGGGGCCGGAGGGGCGTTTTTACCGGATTCTCCAGTCAAATCGCGTCCATACGCCCTGGGTCCAGGACCGGGCTGCAAAGAAGCGGCCGGCGCTGGTTTCCTGCGACGGGATGGAGGAAGTTCGGTTTTTTGGTTACGAGAAAGCAGGAGATTTGCCCGGTTCCGGGGCAGAAAGGAGTTAGACTTGGGATACCTGGCCTTCGTTTTGCATGCGCACCTTCCCTACGTCCGCCATCCTGAACACCCTGCCAGTTTGGAAGAAAGGTGGCTTTGGGAAGCTTTAACAGAAAGCTATCTTCCGCTTCTCCAGACTTTTTTCGGCCTGGTAAAAAGGGGGATCACCTTCCGGCTCACCGTTTCTCTTTCACCCCCCTTGATTTCCATGCTGGTGGATCCCCTCCTGCAGGAGCGCTATTTGAAGTATCTGGATCTCTCCCTGGCCCTGGGATGCCGGGAGATCGAAAGAAACCGGGACTGCGCGGAGTTTCGGCGCCTGGCCGAGTTTTATGTGGAGCGCCTGGAAAAGATCCGAAGGTTCTACCGCGAGGAATGGAACTGTAATGTTCTTAACGCTTTTCGTTGCCTGGTTGAGGAGGGTTGTTTGGAGCTGATTACTTCTGCCGCGACCCATGGTTACCTCCCCCTTATGGCAACGGAGGAGGGGAGAAGGGCCCAGATTGCCGTTGCCCTCGAACTTTTCGCGCAGCACTTCGGTTTCACTCCCGATGGTTTTTGGCTGCCCGAGTGCGGCTATTTGCCGGGTCTTGACAGGATTTTGGCGGAATACGGCATCAAGTACTTTTTTACCGAAACGCACGGTATTTTAAATGCATCCCCCCGTCCTGCCCACGGCCCCTATGCGCCGCTGCTGACCCCTGCCGGAGTTGCCGCTTTCGGGCGGGACCCGGAATCTTCCCGGCAGGTCTGGAGTGCCCGCGAAGGCTATCCAGGGGATTATAACTACCGGGAATTTTACCGGGATATCGGCTACGATCTTGATTATTCATACCTTGCACCTTACCTGAATACAGATGGGGTCCGGGTGGATACTGGCTTCAAGTATTACCGGATCACAGGGGAGGGGATGGAAAAAGAGGTTTACGATCCTGAACGGGCGCGGGAAAGGGCATGCGTCCATGCGGGGAACTTTCTCTTTAACCGGGAGAAGCAGATTGAGTACTTGAAAGAAAAGATGGCCCCCGTAAAACCGATCGTTGTGGCTCCTTATGATGCCGAACTCTTCGGGCACTGGTGGTTCGAGGGGCCGCTCTGGCTGGAGGAGTTTCTCAGCCGTGTTTCGCTGCAGCAGGTCTTTTCGCTATGTACTCCCGGGGACTATTTGAAGGAGACGCCGGAGCTTGAGCGGGGGGAAATTCCTCAGTGCAGCTGGGGCCTGCACGGCTACCATGAAGTCTGGTTGAGCCCCGCCAACGACTGGATCTACCGCCATCTCCACAGGGCAGAAAACTGCATGGTTGAGCTGGCAAGAAGCTATCCCGGCGCCGCCGGAGTGCGGCGCCGCGCCTTAAATCAGGCGGCGCGGGAGTTGCTCCTCGCCCAGAGCAGCGACTGGCCCTTCATCATGCACACCCGGACTGCAGTCGGCTATGCGAAGCGGCGCCTGCAGGATCACCTGGGGCGCTTTCAGGTTCTTTACCAGCAGTTGAAGAATAATTGTTTGGATGAAGATTTTTTAGCCAGGCTTGAGAGGCTGGATCCGATTTTCCCGCACCTGGATTACAGGGTTTACGGCGGGCAGACGCTGCCCCGGGCCAGGAGGCAGCCCTCAAGCAAGCCCGGTGCTGTATTGATGTTGAGCTGGGAATATCCTCCCCGGACCGTCGGGGGACTGGGCCGCCATGTGGACGGATTGAGCCGCGCCCTGGCGGCCCTCGGTTACCCTCTGCACGTCCTTACCCCCTGGGTGCCGGGGAAACCGGAACTGGAGCGGCAGGGAACTCTCACGATCCACCGCCTGAAGTTCCCCTGCGTTCAGGGAGGAGACCTTCTGGACTGGGTGTTTCAGTTTAATGCTGCCCTTGCCGCCTATGCAGGGAAGTTAATCCAGGACCACGCGGAAATCGATTTGATTCACGCCCATGACTGGCTGGTGGCCTATGCTGCTGTGGCTTTGAAACAGGTTTACCACCTTCCTCTCCTTGCAACAATTCATGCCACAGAGCACGGGCGGAACCGCGGGATCTTCACTCCCTTGCAGGAGAGGATCCACCAGCTGGAGTGGGAGCTGACCTTTGAAGCGTGGCGGGTGATTTGCTGCAGTCAGTACATGCAGGAGGAAATCGAGCATCTGTTTCAGGTGCCCCGGGATAAAATCGATGTAATTCCCAACGGGATTGAGGAAATTCCTCCACCCCCGGGGCCTGCCCTGCGTCAGGAGCTGCGGGCAAGGTACGCCCCCCAGGGGGAGAAGATCATCTTTTACATAGGTCGTCTCGTTCCGGAAAAGGGGGTCCAGACCCTTCTGGAAGCCGTACCCCTGGTTGTTTCCTGCTTTCCCGGAACGAAATTTATCATCGCCGGCCAGGGGCCTTACGAGGAGGACCTCAGGCAGCAGGCAAGGGAGCTGGGCCTGGAAGAACATGTGGTATTTACCGGGTTTCTTGAGGACCGCTTAAGGGACGGCTTCTACCGGGAGGCTGCCGTTGCGGTTTTCCCAAGCTTTTATGAGCCCTTCGGGATTGTTGCCCTCGAGGCGATGGCTGCCGGGGTGCCGGTGATTGTTTCAGATGTGGGGGGCTTGCGGGAAATTGTGACCCACGGGGTGGATGGGTGGAAGGTTCCCCCCGGGGATGCGAGGGTGCTTGCCGAAACCATCAGGCAGGTTCTGGGCAACGAGGAGGGGGCGCGTGCCGTGGCCCTGAGGGGACTCCGGCGGGCAGGAGAATTCCGGTGGCCCGGGATTGCCCGGAAAACGGCAGCAGTTTACCAGCGGATTCGGAATGAGGCACGGCTGAATCCCTGGGCGCGTCTTTTCAGAAAAGGCAATGCGAGGGAACCCGCCAGAGCCGCGGGCATGGAAAGTGCCTGA
- a CDS encoding NTP transferase domain-containing protein, translating into MKAVIMAGGAGTRLRPLTCGRPKPLVPVLNLPVMEYLVSLLKSSGIKEIAVTLQYLPEAITCYFGDGSGFGVHFSYFKEGTPLGTAGGVKNAASFLDETFLVISGDALTDLDLREALAFHKKTGALATIVLTRTNNPLEYGLVITEESGRILKFVEKPGWGEVFSDTVNTGIYILEPEVLDYIPAGIPFDFSRDLFPFLLKEKRPLYGFIASGYWCDIGDLQQYRQTNFDFLAGRVNLPVPYPAREPGLWIGSNVDIHPRAQLTPPLLIGNNCYLGADTRLGPGVVLGDYSVVQAGASVKYSILWHHTYLDEEVEIRGAILCDHVRVRSKAAVFENAVAGSSARLGPNSILKPGVKIWPGTVVGAGQIIDYALAGKWKLIQRRGEGKALALPANVDLAARFGGAYGTFLPSGGSAVLASDGHPLSQLVKRVIAASLLCAGINVIELGTVTFPVIRYGIKVTGAAGGVYLAHPDHFTEEVLVSFLNARGGDLEETDLMRIEELTWQGEFRRVNVSQLGRFTYLPYLKEACEKTGAGEGRLKAL; encoded by the coding sequence GTGAAGGCGGTAATCATGGCCGGGGGGGCAGGGACACGTCTGCGGCCGCTTACCTGCGGGCGCCCCAAGCCTCTGGTTCCTGTTTTGAATCTGCCGGTAATGGAGTATCTGGTCTCTCTTTTGAAAAGTTCCGGGATTAAAGAAATTGCCGTAACCCTTCAGTATCTGCCGGAGGCAATTACCTGCTACTTTGGAGACGGTTCCGGCTTCGGGGTGCATTTCAGCTACTTTAAGGAGGGCACTCCCCTTGGCACTGCCGGGGGCGTAAAGAATGCCGCCTCCTTCCTGGATGAAACCTTTCTCGTCATCAGCGGGGATGCCCTGACGGATCTGGATCTCAGGGAAGCCCTGGCTTTTCATAAAAAAACAGGGGCACTGGCCACCATTGTTTTGACCAGAACAAACAATCCCCTGGAGTACGGGCTGGTGATTACGGAAGAAAGCGGGAGGATCCTGAAGTTTGTAGAGAAGCCGGGGTGGGGCGAGGTTTTCAGCGATACGGTGAACACAGGGATCTACATTCTGGAGCCGGAGGTTTTGGACTACATCCCCGCCGGGATTCCTTTTGATTTCAGCCGCGATCTCTTTCCCTTTCTGCTCAAGGAGAAAAGGCCCCTGTACGGGTTTATTGCCTCCGGTTACTGGTGCGACATCGGAGACCTGCAGCAGTACCGTCAGACCAACTTTGATTTTCTGGCGGGCCGGGTTAATCTGCCCGTTCCTTACCCTGCCCGCGAGCCCGGCCTCTGGATCGGTTCCAATGTAGATATCCACCCCCGGGCGCAGTTAACACCCCCCCTGCTGATTGGAAATAACTGTTATCTGGGTGCAGATACCAGGCTGGGCCCCGGCGTCGTCCTGGGAGATTATTCCGTTGTTCAGGCCGGCGCCTCGGTTAAGTACAGCATCCTCTGGCACCATACCTATCTCGACGAAGAGGTGGAGATCCGGGGCGCAATTCTGTGCGATCATGTCAGGGTCAGGTCAAAGGCGGCCGTCTTCGAAAACGCGGTGGCGGGAAGCAGCGCCCGGCTGGGCCCTAACAGCATTTTGAAGCCGGGCGTGAAAATCTGGCCGGGAACTGTCGTCGGAGCAGGTCAGATCATCGATTACGCTCTTGCTGGCAAGTGGAAACTAATCCAGCGGAGGGGAGAAGGAAAGGCCCTTGCCCTGCCTGCAAATGTGGATCTTGCTGCAAGGTTCGGAGGCGCTTACGGCACCTTCCTTCCCTCCGGAGGGAGCGCTGTTCTGGCAAGCGACGGTCACCCTTTGAGCCAGCTCGTCAAGCGGGTGATTGCGGCAAGCCTCCTCTGTGCCGGCATCAATGTAATCGAACTCGGAACCGTTACTTTTCCCGTAATCCGCTACGGAATTAAAGTGACGGGGGCCGCTGGCGGGGTGTACCTGGCACATCCTGATCATTTCACCGAAGAGGTTCTGGTCTCCTTCCTCAACGCGCGGGGAGGGGACCTTGAAGAGACCGACCTCATGAGAATCGAAGAATTAACCTGGCAGGGCGAATTCCGGCGGGTAAACGTCTCGCAGCTGGGTCGGTTTACCTACCTGCCTTACCTGAAGGAGGCCTGCGAAAAAACCGGGGCAGGGGAAGGCAGGCTCAAGGCTTTATAG
- a CDS encoding sigma 54-interacting transcriptional regulator codes for MVDDEPLILDLCARVLSDAGYEVRCTTSPHEAVNLIHEEPFTGLITDIKMRELNGFELLRRVREVCELPAVIMTGYASLDTALKSLRLGAQEFLMKPFTPEELLTTVRNALAKGKEKAELQANLRASYAFFENIPGGIAIVNPQGIILEINQAYAEILGISQADALGKPVEEVLVFSDLKEILASRKRGAGRMISFKNKKYFLNEGPIFSNGQLNGGFSQLLFPDDRVTKAMLEKLRVLEDEVNFYRAQVMSHYQARYTFASIVGNAPLFREAVVLAQKAAGTDAPVLLMGESGTGKELFAQAIHHASRYGRGPFVPVNCATIPDNLLESELFGYEEGAFTGARKGGKPGKIELAAGGTLFLDEIGDLSPVLQAKLLRFLEDGQIEKIGGASYYRVNTRVIAATNKDLQEMVAKKLFREDLYFRLNVLPIRLPPLRARAEDIPLLVNCFFEKLEARYHRKKSLSPEALRLLTSYSWPGNVRELENVVEQLFNRVDGEVIGPEDLPEVIRNQAWLRWHLNSDKTLAQVIEEVEKEMIRQALSAANGNKVKAARKLGVPRSSFYEKLKRFNLI; via the coding sequence GTGGTTGATGATGAGCCCCTGATTCTCGACCTCTGTGCCAGGGTTTTGTCCGATGCAGGTTATGAGGTAAGGTGCACGACATCCCCACACGAGGCGGTGAATCTTATCCATGAGGAACCCTTTACGGGGCTGATCACGGACATTAAGATGCGGGAGCTTAACGGCTTTGAACTGCTGCGCCGTGTGCGGGAAGTTTGCGAGTTGCCGGCCGTAATTATGACCGGTTACGCCTCACTTGATACCGCCTTGAAGTCTCTGAGGTTAGGGGCGCAGGAATTTTTAATGAAGCCTTTCACGCCTGAAGAACTGCTGACAACGGTAAGGAATGCCCTGGCCAAGGGGAAAGAAAAGGCGGAACTCCAGGCCAATTTGAGGGCCTCCTACGCCTTTTTCGAAAACATCCCCGGCGGCATTGCAATTGTCAATCCTCAGGGCATAATTCTGGAAATCAACCAGGCGTATGCTGAGATACTGGGGATCAGCCAGGCCGATGCGCTTGGAAAACCGGTCGAAGAGGTGCTTGTCTTTTCCGATTTGAAAGAGATTCTGGCCTCCAGGAAGCGCGGGGCCGGCCGGATGATTTCCTTTAAGAACAAAAAGTATTTTCTGAATGAGGGCCCGATCTTCAGCAACGGACAGCTGAACGGGGGTTTCAGCCAGCTGCTCTTCCCTGACGACCGGGTCACTAAGGCAATGCTTGAGAAACTGCGCGTCCTGGAGGACGAGGTGAACTTCTACCGTGCTCAGGTGATGAGCCATTACCAGGCGCGTTACACCTTTGCGAGCATTGTGGGAAATGCTCCGCTCTTTCGCGAGGCTGTGGTTCTCGCGCAGAAGGCGGCCGGGACCGATGCTCCCGTCCTGCTCATGGGGGAGAGCGGGACGGGGAAAGAGTTGTTTGCCCAGGCAATTCACCACGCCAGCCGCTACGGACGGGGGCCCTTCGTTCCGGTGAATTGCGCCACCATTCCGGACAACCTCCTGGAGTCAGAACTTTTCGGCTACGAAGAAGGGGCATTCACAGGGGCGCGGAAGGGGGGCAAGCCGGGAAAAATTGAACTTGCTGCGGGAGGCACCCTCTTCCTTGACGAGATCGGCGACCTTTCCCCGGTGTTGCAGGCGAAGCTGCTTCGCTTCCTTGAAGATGGGCAGATCGAGAAGATCGGGGGCGCCAGCTACTACCGCGTGAACACCAGGGTGATCGCGGCAACCAACAAGGATCTCCAGGAAATGGTGGCGAAGAAGCTCTTCCGGGAGGACCTCTATTTTCGGTTGAATGTTTTGCCGATCCGGCTTCCACCCCTGCGGGCGCGGGCGGAGGACATCCCCCTGCTTGTGAATTGTTTCTTCGAAAAGCTCGAGGCGCGTTACCACCGAAAAAAATCTCTTTCTCCGGAGGCGCTGCGGCTGCTCACCAGCTACAGCTGGCCCGGAAATGTGCGGGAACTCGAAAACGTGGTTGAGCAGCTGTTCAACCGGGTGGATGGCGAAGTCATCGGCCCGGAGGACCTTCCCGAAGTGATCCGGAATCAAGCCTGGCTGCGCTGGCACCTGAACTCCGACAAGACCCTTGCGCAGGTGATCGAAGAGGTAGAAAAGGAGATGATCAGGCAGGCTCTTTCCGCGGCAAACGGAAACAAGGTGAAGGCGGCGCGTAAACTGGGCGTTCCCCGCTCCAGTTTTTACGAAAAACTGAAGAGATTCAATCTCATTTAG
- the trxA gene encoding thioredoxin codes for MEGKIVTLTDANFETEIKKATLPVLVDFWASWCGPCQMLAPVLEELADEFSGRLMLGKLDVDENRRTAASFGVMSIPTLILFRNGSEVTRITGFRPKEELSRLISQALA; via the coding sequence ATGGAGGGGAAAATCGTTACCCTGACAGATGCAAACTTCGAAACGGAGATCAAGAAGGCGACGCTTCCGGTGCTGGTAGATTTTTGGGCAAGCTGGTGCGGGCCCTGCCAGATGCTGGCGCCGGTCCTGGAGGAACTGGCCGATGAGTTCTCCGGTCGCCTCATGCTGGGGAAGCTGGATGTAGACGAGAACCGCCGGACTGCAGCCAGCTTTGGCGTGATGAGCATCCCCACCCTGATCCTGTTTCGAAACGGAAGCGAAGTAACAAGAATTACAGGGTTCCGGCCCAAAGAAGAATTAAGCCGGTTGATCAGCCAGGCCCTTGCATAA
- a CDS encoding replication-associated recombination protein A — MDLFDYAQEKFREQEAPLAYRMRPRTLEEFVGQEHLVAPGRLLHHALAEDNLPPAIFYGPPGTGKTSLAGIIARTTRAHFVQLDAGNAGVGELRKVLQEARERLKFYQQKTVLFLDEIHRFNKAQQDVLLSAVERGDLVLIGATTENPYFTVNAPLLSRMRVLPFYPLESEHLRLILARALSDEERGLGKMQLRIAPEAVDYLVQAAEGDARILLSALEVAVKFSKPEADGARLIGRETVAEAVQKKVVLYDRDGDQHYDVVSAFIKSMRGSDPDAVLHWLARMLKAGEDPRFIARRILICAAEDVGLADPLALVVAGAAAQGLEYVGMPEGELLLAEAALYVACAPKSNRVYAALSKARQDLEKGEIGAVPKHLRDGSYRGAKKLGHGEGYLYPHHYQGSFVPQQYLPDPLKTRSYYEPSEQGQEKVIKARLESLRELSKKWALNKNLP; from the coding sequence TTGGACCTGTTTGACTACGCCCAGGAAAAGTTCAGGGAGCAGGAGGCTCCCCTTGCCTACCGGATGCGCCCCCGCACCCTGGAAGAGTTTGTCGGCCAGGAGCACCTGGTTGCGCCCGGGCGCCTGCTCCACCACGCCCTGGCGGAGGACAATCTGCCGCCGGCGATTTTTTACGGCCCGCCCGGTACGGGCAAAACCAGCCTGGCGGGAATTATCGCGCGGACCACACGCGCCCATTTTGTGCAGCTGGATGCCGGCAATGCCGGGGTGGGGGAGCTCAGAAAAGTGCTGCAGGAGGCCCGGGAAAGATTAAAATTTTACCAGCAGAAAACGGTGCTTTTTCTCGACGAAATCCACCGCTTCAATAAAGCCCAGCAGGATGTCCTCCTTTCAGCGGTCGAGCGGGGAGATCTGGTGCTGATCGGAGCAACCACAGAAAATCCTTATTTTACCGTGAACGCGCCCCTCCTTTCCCGGATGAGAGTGCTCCCCTTTTATCCTCTTGAATCCGAGCACCTGAGACTGATCCTGGCGCGCGCCCTTTCCGACGAGGAGCGGGGCCTGGGGAAAATGCAGCTTCGCATTGCTCCGGAGGCGGTGGACTACCTGGTGCAGGCTGCGGAAGGAGACGCCCGAATCCTGCTCAGTGCCTTAGAAGTTGCGGTAAAGTTTTCAAAACCCGAGGCCGACGGGGCCAGGTTGATCGGGCGGGAAACGGTTGCCGAGGCCGTCCAGAAAAAGGTTGTTCTTTACGACCGCGATGGGGACCAGCATTACGATGTGGTTTCGGCCTTTATTAAATCCATGCGGGGGTCCGATCCCGATGCCGTGCTCCACTGGCTGGCGAGAATGCTGAAGGCCGGAGAGGACCCCCGTTTCATCGCGCGGCGCATCTTGATTTGCGCCGCCGAGGATGTGGGGCTGGCCGATCCCCTGGCGCTTGTGGTTGCCGGGGCGGCGGCCCAGGGTCTGGAATATGTGGGGATGCCGGAGGGGGAACTGCTTCTTGCCGAAGCCGCTCTTTACGTTGCCTGCGCCCCCAAAAGCAACCGCGTCTATGCGGCGCTTTCGAAGGCGCGCCAGGACCTGGAAAAGGGCGAAATAGGAGCCGTTCCCAAACACCTCCGGGATGGCAGTTACCGGGGAGCGAAAAAGCTCGGGCATGGGGAAGGATACCTCTATCCCCACCACTACCAGGGAAGCTTCGTCCCCCAGCAGTACCTCCCCGACCCCCTGAAAACAAGGAGCTACTATGAGCCCTCGGAGCAGGGGCAGGAAAAAGTGATTAAAGCGCGGCTTGAGTCGCTGCGGGAGCTGTCAAAAAAATGGGCTTTAAATAAAAATTTACCTTGA